The nucleotide window AAACCAtgaacaaggacaagggaCACGATCTCATGACTGTCCTTGGAATGACACCAAAGGATGTCTCGACTGCTCTCGCTCTATTCTACGTCGCCTATGTCATCTTTGACTGTCCCTCCAATCTTATCATGAGCAAGCTCAGCCCTCGTCTTTGGATGGCACGCATTGTCTTTGCGACCAGTGTTATTGGCACTTGCTTCGCTGCTGTCAATGATCCCTGGAGTGTGAAGCTGCTGCGATTCTTGCTTGGACTCGTCATTGCTGGCATGTGGCCTGGTATGGCTTTTTATCTCACTCTGTTCTACCCTCCTTCGCGTACTGGACAGCGAATCGGCTATTACTTCACTGCTTCTCAAGTTTCTGCCGCTGTTGTTGGTCTCGTGTCTGCGGGATTTCAACTTATGGATGGAGAGAGAGGTATTGTGGGTTTCCGCTGGATGTTTATGGTTTATGGTCTTGTTGGTGTCGTTCTGAGCGTTATCCTCCTATGGTGGCTTCCCGATCGCCCTCTTGCACCTGGCCAGACCAGACCCAAGACTGGTATCTTCAAGTGGCTCCCTGCTACTCCCGAAGTTCTCAAGGGTCAAGACGCTGTTATCCACTACCATGACCTTCGACGTGTTTACCACGCTCGACCCTGGAACTTCAGGGACCTAGGTCTTGTCCTGATCGACTGGCGCCTGTGGCCCCTGACTATGATGTACTTCGGTGTTGTTGGCGTCGGCATCGGCACCCAGATGTATGGGTCCGTCATCATCGCATCCATCCGACCTGAGGCCAGCGGCGTCGAAGTGAGTCTGCTCTTTGCGCCAATCTGGATTATGGATctcatcgccatcctcatcgtcactcCTATCTCGGACCGCTTCCACCGATCTCGCCCTTACTTCTTCTCCGCTGCTGTCTGCATCCAAATCGCCGGTCTTCTCACCACTACTCTGGCGACGAGCAATGGCTGGGCTCGATATGGAGGCCTTCTGATGGTCGGTTTCGGCCTTGGTCCCACTGTCCCCATCTGCATGGCTTGGAGCTCTGAGATCTTCCAGAAGCGCCATGGCGAAGTCGGAGTTGCTGCCGCAACTGCTCTCGTTTCTGGTCTCGGCAACCTAGGCAGTGTCATGACAACTTATGCTCTTTACACTGGCTGGCCTGAGGACGCCGCCCCTGGCCCTCACCAATACCGTAAAAGCAACTACACCATGATCGGAA belongs to Fusarium oxysporum Fo47 chromosome V, complete sequence and includes:
- a CDS encoding major facilitator superfamily domain-containing protein; this translates as MAYQLNYRKIDRRIIPAFWVLYFLCSAIRSNIGIAQTMNKDKGHDLMTVLGMTPKDVSTALALFYVAYVIFDCPSNLIMSKLSPRLWMARIVFATSVIGTCFAAVNDPWSVKLLRFLLGLVIAGMWPGMAFYLTLFYPPSRTGQRIGYYFTASQVSAAVVGLVSAGFQLMDGERGIVGFRWMFMVYGLVGVVLSVILLWWLPDRPLAPGQTRPKTGIFKWLPATPEVLKGQDAVIHYHDLRRVYHARPWNFRDLGLVLIDWRLWPLTMMYFGVVGVGIGTQMYGSVIIASIRPEASGVEVSLLFAPIWIMDLIAILIVTPISDRFHRSRPYFFSAAVCIQIAGLLTTTLATSNGWARYGGLLMVGFGLGPTVPICMAWSSEIFQKRHGEVGVAAATALVSGLGNLGSVMTTYALYTGWPEDAAPGPHQYRKSNYTMIGILCMSILSSFAMKALLTCFGNPASSKLQSDSSSEFEDGAARREGQERGFRSLPWKKSSRV